The DNA region AGTCTCAACCTGGAGACAACGAACACAATAACCAATACACACGGGCGGGAGAACTTCTGGAAAAGTGGCTTGAACAGGGCGTCCTAGTCCAAGACCCGACAGAGAGCTTCTACGTATACGGACAGGACTTTGAAGTGGCCGGGAAGAAGCTCTTTAGATTCGGGTTCATCGGACTCTTGGGACTTGAGGACTTTGCGACCGAGGCACCGAAGAAGGGCACATTCTCAGGCGTCTTGCAACACGAGGAGACTCTCCCCAAGGATATAATGGACCGATTGAGTCTGTGTCGGGCCACGATGATGCAGTTTGGATTGATCTTCGTGATATATCCCGACGCAAAGGGCGAAATCGACAGAATCCTGAACGAGGCCATGAAGAAGAAGCCGTTGGCAGATGTCGTTGACCACGAGAATGTCAGGCACCGCATCTGGGTCATAGATGACAAGCCCACAAACACAAGGATAACAGAACTGATGGCAGACAAGTACGTAATCATTGCTGATGGACATCATAGGTATAAGACTGCCCTACAGCTGTCAAAGGAGAATCCGCAACTGGAGGCGGCGAGACACCGCATGGTGGCGTTTGTGAATATCTCTAATCCAGGGCTGGTGATTCTTCCGACCCATCGGGTTGTGCAGAACTTGGAGAACTTCGACTCAGGCGCACTCCTGAAGGGCATCAGCTCGCACTTCACCGTCGAGACCTATGACTCCACCGAGAAGATGTTCGCTGCGATGTCGAAGCAGTTCGACAAGGACAAACACTCGTTTGGCCTCTTTGTCAACGACGGCAAGTTCTATGTCTTGACTCTGAAGGACGAACGCGCGATGGAGGAGGTCCTTCCGAAAGCGTCGAAGGAACTCCGAAGACTGGATGTGTCAATACTGCACTCGCTCATTCTGGACAGACTACTTGGGATTGACAAGGCGAAGCTCTCCCAAGGCACGATGAAAGGCGGCGGCTACGTCACGTACATCAAGGGAGTTGGCGAAGCTGTAGAAGAGGCAATCAGGGCGGTAAAGGAAGGAGCTCATGCAGCGTTCTTCATGAACCCGACACGTGTCAGGGATGTCGAGTCAGTTT from Candidatus Thorarchaeota archaeon includes:
- a CDS encoding DUF1015 domain-containing protein produces the protein MVRVKPFRAYRYNLTKVGSYDRVVAPPYDIIKGEMIDKFQGLSPYNIAWITKSKSQPGDNEHNNQYTRAGELLEKWLEQGVLVQDPTESFYVYGQDFEVAGKKLFRFGFIGLLGLEDFATEAPKKGTFSGVLQHEETLPKDIMDRLSLCRATMMQFGLIFVIYPDAKGEIDRILNEAMKKKPLADVVDHENVRHRIWVIDDKPTNTRITELMADKYVIIADGHHRYKTALQLSKENPQLEAARHRMVAFVNISNPGLVILPTHRVVQNLENFDSGALLKGISSHFTVETYDSTEKMFAAMSKQFDKDKHSFGLFVNDGKFYVLTLKDERAMEEVLPKASKELRRLDVSILHSLILDRLLGIDKAKLSQGTMKGGGYVTYIKGVGEAVEEAIRAVKEGAHAAFFMNPTRVRDVESVSRNFEVMPQKSTFFQPKVWTGFTMNRVK